One segment of Mycolicibacterium sp. YH-1 DNA contains the following:
- a CDS encoding sulfotransferase → MNNPARTDVGTVDDLHASATKACGLDDFGVDDDNYREALGVLLESFRRDADLTELGSKMNRFFVRNALVARLVSEAAFAQYPQHVDVPIERPIFVTGLPRTGTTVIHRLLTADPRHQGLELWLAEFPQPRPPRETWSQNPVFAQLDAQFSKAHAEDPDYTGLHYMTADEVEECWQLLRQSLHSVSYETLAHLPTYSKWLAGQDWTKSYLRHRKNLQLIGLNDPEKRWVLKNPSHLFALDALMQTYPDALVVQCHRPAETIMASMCSLAQHTTAGWSNSFTGAQIGADALETWSRGLKRFNDVRADHDPAQFCDVDYFEFVKDPVAAVEGIYEHFGIGFTGEARTAIVHSHAESQKGPRAPKHTYSLSDYGLTDEQVKERFAGL, encoded by the coding sequence ATGAACAACCCGGCACGCACCGACGTCGGAACCGTCGACGACCTGCACGCGTCGGCAACCAAGGCCTGCGGTCTCGACGACTTCGGTGTCGACGATGACAACTACCGTGAGGCACTCGGCGTGCTTCTGGAGTCCTTCAGGCGTGACGCCGACCTGACCGAACTCGGCAGCAAGATGAACCGGTTCTTCGTGCGCAACGCGCTCGTCGCCCGGCTGGTGTCCGAGGCGGCATTCGCGCAGTATCCGCAGCACGTCGATGTGCCGATCGAGCGGCCCATCTTCGTCACCGGGCTGCCGCGCACCGGCACCACGGTGATCCACCGCCTGCTCACCGCGGACCCACGCCACCAGGGGCTGGAACTATGGCTCGCGGAGTTCCCGCAGCCCCGGCCACCGCGCGAAACCTGGTCGCAGAACCCGGTGTTCGCCCAGCTGGACGCCCAGTTCAGCAAGGCTCACGCGGAGGACCCGGACTACACGGGCCTGCACTACATGACCGCCGATGAGGTGGAGGAGTGCTGGCAGTTGCTGCGTCAGTCGCTGCACTCGGTGTCCTACGAGACGTTGGCGCACCTGCCCACGTACTCGAAGTGGCTGGCCGGTCAAGACTGGACGAAATCCTATCTGCGGCATCGCAAGAACCTGCAGCTGATCGGTCTCAACGATCCGGAGAAGCGCTGGGTTCTCAAGAATCCGAGCCATCTATTCGCGCTCGACGCGTTGATGCAGACGTACCCGGATGCGCTGGTGGTGCAGTGTCACCGGCCGGCGGAGACCATCATGGCATCCATGTGCTCGTTGGCGCAGCACACCACGGCGGGCTGGTCCAACTCGTTCACCGGCGCCCAGATCGGTGCGGACGCCCTAGAGACATGGTCGCGAGGCCTCAAGCGGTTCAACGATGTTCGGGCCGATCATGACCCGGCTCAGTTCTGCGATGTCGACTACTTCGAGTTCGTCAAGGATCCGGTTGCGGCCGTCGAGGGCATCTATGAGCACTTCGGCATCGGGTTCACCGGCGAGGCTCGCACGGCGATCGTCCACAGTCACGCGGAGAGCCAGAAGGGTCCCCGCGCGCCCAAGCACACTTACTCGCTGTCGGACTACGGGTTGACCGACGAGCAGGTCAAGGAGCGCTTCGCCGGGCTGTAG
- a CDS encoding amidohydrolase, which yields MTVADFTLVNCDLPLLGIDGLHAISVANGTITAVEPMAAHRPVSNAAVFDAHGRSVIPAFTDAHVHLVESGVELARCDLSATGSRDEALARIADYCAHSDADWVIGRGWSLDHFEDTSRMLGELDAITGARPAYLANKDGHSAWVNSAALARAGVDDRTADPAGGRIERDADGRAVGLLHESAMQLVSELMPPMDEATRLAGLRAGQKHLLALGVTGWQEAIVGDFVPTTNVFGTYLTALERGEIVGQATGNLWLPREHPEQALPEFIAARERVAPNDHLALNGVKVMYDGVCETFTAAISQPYTDDTQTNSGLTFFEPAQLTPIMRDIDRAGFDIHVHAIGDRATDEILTVFESFMRGVPTRDHRHQIAHLQITNSALIDRMAALGIIANVQPFWAQSDAQMTQMTLPYLAESLRATQYQFRSMARAGVSLAFGSDWPVTTPNPMDWIHVAVNRDYPGETDGPFLPEEALSVRMAFEAATSGAARAARQDARGVIEPGRQGDLVVLDRTLAEVPDEELHDVAVAATIVRGDVVFERGAVTPAAR from the coding sequence ATGACCGTTGCCGATTTCACCCTCGTCAACTGTGACCTGCCCCTTCTCGGTATCGATGGGCTGCATGCCATTTCGGTGGCGAACGGCACCATAACGGCAGTCGAGCCGATGGCCGCGCACCGCCCCGTGAGCAACGCCGCGGTGTTCGATGCGCATGGCCGCTCCGTCATCCCCGCCTTCACCGACGCACACGTACACCTCGTGGAGTCGGGCGTGGAACTCGCGCGATGCGACCTGTCTGCCACTGGCTCTCGCGATGAGGCGCTCGCCCGAATCGCCGACTACTGTGCACACTCCGACGCCGACTGGGTCATTGGTCGCGGGTGGTCACTCGATCACTTCGAGGACACCAGCCGCATGCTCGGCGAACTCGATGCGATCACCGGAGCACGCCCGGCATATCTCGCCAACAAGGACGGGCACAGCGCCTGGGTGAACTCCGCGGCGCTGGCTCGAGCCGGCGTCGACGATCGCACTGCAGACCCGGCCGGAGGGCGCATCGAGCGCGATGCCGACGGCCGAGCGGTCGGGCTGTTGCACGAGTCGGCCATGCAGTTGGTCTCCGAGCTGATGCCGCCGATGGACGAGGCGACCCGCCTGGCCGGCCTGCGGGCGGGCCAGAAGCACCTGTTGGCGCTGGGAGTGACGGGCTGGCAGGAGGCGATCGTCGGCGATTTCGTCCCCACCACCAACGTCTTCGGGACCTATCTCACGGCGTTGGAGCGTGGCGAGATCGTCGGGCAGGCGACCGGCAACCTCTGGCTCCCCCGCGAGCATCCCGAGCAGGCGCTGCCGGAGTTCATTGCGGCCCGCGAACGGGTCGCGCCGAACGATCACCTAGCGCTGAACGGGGTGAAGGTGATGTACGACGGCGTCTGCGAGACGTTCACCGCGGCCATCTCGCAGCCGTACACCGATGACACACAGACGAACTCCGGGCTCACCTTCTTCGAGCCGGCCCAACTCACACCGATCATGCGTGACATCGACCGTGCCGGATTCGACATTCACGTGCACGCCATCGGTGACCGGGCGACCGACGAGATCCTCACCGTGTTCGAGAGCTTCATGCGCGGTGTACCCACCCGCGATCACCGCCACCAGATCGCGCATCTGCAGATCACCAACTCTGCGCTCATCGACCGCATGGCGGCGCTCGGCATCATCGCCAACGTTCAGCCCTTCTGGGCGCAGTCGGATGCCCAAATGACGCAGATGACACTGCCCTATCTCGCGGAATCGCTTCGCGCCACTCAGTATCAGTTCCGCTCCATGGCGCGCGCCGGCGTATCGCTGGCCTTCGGCAGCGATTGGCCCGTCACAACACCCAACCCCATGGACTGGATCCACGTCGCCGTAAACCGCGACTATCCCGGGGAAACCGATGGCCCGTTCCTGCCGGAGGAGGCCCTGTCAGTCCGGATGGCGTTCGAAGCGGCCACCAGCGGTGCGGCCAGGGCGGCACGCCAGGATGCACGCGGTGTGATCGAGCCCGGTCGGCAAGGCGATCTCGTGGTGCTCGACCGCACTCTGGCCGAGGTGCCCGACGAGGAACTCCACGACGTCGCGGTTGCCGCCACGATCGTGCGGGGCGACGTCGTCTTCGAACGCGGCGCAGTCACGCCGGCAGCCCGGTGA
- a CDS encoding ABC transporter permease: MRNNRSAIDRALLVVGVGVLCFLFAPILVIVVYSFNTGRLLGAWEGAGIDAYQGAFNNSAILDSVVVSIQAGILATLIATLLGTFLGIGIGMRRGAVTSVIVGVIGLVLVTPEIVQAVSLLPWLTSLVIDAGIWPLENGVLRLAIGHSLFATAVVSFLVRGRVRSLDPALAEAAADLYASQWNGFRQIMLPQLLPSIVAGGLMAFTLSLDNTIISAFVQATGSTPWPVYVFSSIKAGLRPELAAMATVMLVGTLLVLAVVIVILRAGGSSSRDVTRTFVG, translated from the coding sequence GTGAGGAACAACCGTTCGGCAATCGATCGGGCGCTGCTCGTGGTGGGCGTAGGGGTGCTGTGCTTTCTGTTCGCGCCCATCCTCGTGATCGTCGTGTACTCGTTCAACACGGGCCGGCTGCTCGGCGCGTGGGAGGGCGCAGGCATTGACGCCTATCAGGGCGCGTTCAACAATTCCGCGATCCTCGACTCGGTCGTCGTCTCCATCCAGGCCGGGATCCTCGCGACGCTGATCGCCACGCTGCTTGGCACCTTCCTCGGCATCGGGATCGGTATGCGCCGCGGTGCGGTCACGTCGGTCATCGTCGGCGTCATCGGCCTGGTGCTGGTGACACCCGAGATCGTGCAGGCCGTGTCGCTGCTGCCATGGCTCACCTCGCTGGTCATCGATGCGGGAATCTGGCCGCTGGAGAACGGTGTGCTGCGGCTCGCGATCGGACACTCGTTGTTCGCGACGGCGGTGGTGTCGTTCCTCGTCCGCGGGCGAGTGCGCTCACTGGACCCGGCACTCGCTGAGGCTGCAGCGGATCTCTATGCGTCGCAGTGGAATGGCTTCCGGCAGATCATGCTGCCTCAGTTGCTCCCGTCGATCGTGGCCGGTGGGTTGATGGCGTTCACCCTGAGCCTCGACAACACGATCATCTCTGCGTTCGTACAGGCCACCGGCAGCACGCCCTGGCCGGTGTACGTTTTCAGCTCGATCAAGGCCGGCCTGCGCCCGGAACTCGCGGCGATGGCCACCGTGATGCTGGTCGGCACCCTGCTGGTGCTGGCGGTCGTCATCGTGATTCTGCGCGCCGGCGGCTCCTCGTCACGCGACGTCACCCGAACGTTCGTCGGCTGA
- a CDS encoding ABC transporter permease, giving the protein MTGLLTATRRRLRGGGLFTALAIPGALWFALFFVVPILVVVWYSLGHKPSLYATHANDTLSLGRYQEALSGSFLATFVNTLQIAVLGTAICLALGLPFAYWLAIKVSTRWRYVVLALVFIPYWTNFLVRTIGWQIILAPEGPATRLLRSMGLVDGAFSMLYTKQAVQLGVVYNYLPLMILPIFVALERMSPALREASTDLGAGRWATFRQVTLPLASPGIISGVLLVFIPLMGDYITASVLGGARGNMVGQMIAGQFQQGQNWALGSAMSVMLILITLLTIALIGVAGLVAMRISRRHNRLAVETAGIGGTAS; this is encoded by the coding sequence ATGACTGGCCTGCTGACTGCCACGCGCCGTCGTCTGCGTGGCGGCGGTCTCTTCACCGCTCTCGCCATTCCCGGCGCGCTGTGGTTCGCGTTGTTCTTCGTCGTCCCCATCCTGGTGGTCGTGTGGTACAGCCTGGGCCACAAGCCCAGCCTGTACGCCACGCACGCCAATGACACACTGTCCCTTGGCCGGTATCAGGAGGCGCTCAGCGGCTCCTTCCTGGCGACCTTCGTGAACACGCTCCAGATCGCGGTGCTGGGCACGGCGATCTGTCTGGCACTCGGCCTGCCGTTCGCGTACTGGTTGGCGATCAAGGTGTCGACGCGCTGGCGGTATGTGGTGCTGGCGTTGGTGTTCATCCCGTATTGGACGAACTTCCTGGTCCGCACCATCGGCTGGCAGATCATCCTGGCGCCCGAGGGCCCGGCGACCCGGCTGCTGCGGTCCATGGGCCTGGTCGACGGCGCGTTCTCGATGCTCTACACCAAGCAGGCCGTGCAACTCGGCGTCGTCTACAACTATCTGCCGCTGATGATCCTGCCGATCTTCGTCGCACTGGAGCGCATGAGTCCGGCACTGCGAGAGGCGAGTACGGATCTGGGAGCCGGACGATGGGCGACCTTCCGTCAGGTGACGTTGCCGCTGGCGAGTCCGGGAATCATCTCCGGGGTGCTGTTGGTGTTCATCCCGCTGATGGGTGACTACATCACCGCGTCGGTGCTCGGCGGCGCGCGCGGCAACATGGTCGGGCAGATGATCGCCGGCCAGTTCCAGCAGGGTCAGAACTGGGCGCTCGGATCGGCCATGTCGGTCATGCTGATCCTGATCACCCTGTTGACAATCGCGCTCATCGGCGTCGCCGGATTGGTGGCAATGCGCATCTCGCGCCGGCACAACAGACTCGCCGTGGAAACCGCTGGCATTGGGGGAACCGCCTCGTGA
- a CDS encoding PotD/PotF family extracellular solute-binding protein, with product MTLNRAPRLLVPKGREAAISRRLFLGGVAGVSAAVALAACSKPGGSAASGDLRVYSWAGYDADENVSGFGKPVKIDAYSSNEEMIAKLVAARGTSGYDIVIPTGVFIPQMAENGLLETLDMSRLPNVTNIDGAFRNQKWDPDNTHSVCKFWGTTGFVYDTTVIKRELTSWDDFISAAKGEAKGRTSLVDDPGEIAAILCFARGWDQSTTDPAQLDQIRTFLVDELAPCISSFDSSPGSSAIPQGTQVLMHSWNGDARRGILSSPTPERWKWVLPTPQTNLWMDNWAIVKDAPNRDAAYEFINYSLGVDQAARNTEFVGYGTGVTGTQERLVSENAELLDMIFPTAEQKTRMYTGVINDAQQVRMDIVSEMKARAGG from the coding sequence ATGACACTGAACCGAGCGCCCAGATTGCTCGTGCCCAAGGGCCGCGAGGCTGCGATCAGTCGGCGCCTGTTCCTTGGCGGCGTCGCCGGCGTCAGTGCCGCGGTCGCACTCGCCGCGTGCTCAAAGCCCGGAGGGTCGGCCGCATCGGGCGACCTGCGCGTCTACTCCTGGGCCGGATACGACGCCGACGAGAACGTGTCGGGCTTCGGTAAGCCGGTCAAGATCGACGCCTACTCCTCCAATGAGGAGATGATCGCGAAACTCGTTGCAGCACGCGGGACCAGCGGATACGACATCGTCATCCCCACCGGCGTCTTCATCCCGCAGATGGCCGAGAACGGCCTGCTGGAGACGCTCGACATGTCGCGGCTGCCCAATGTCACCAACATCGACGGCGCCTTCCGCAATCAGAAGTGGGATCCCGACAACACCCACTCCGTCTGCAAGTTCTGGGGCACAACGGGGTTCGTCTACGACACCACGGTCATCAAACGGGAACTCACCTCGTGGGACGACTTCATCTCCGCCGCCAAGGGCGAGGCCAAGGGCAGGACCTCGCTCGTCGACGATCCCGGCGAGATCGCAGCGATCCTCTGCTTCGCCCGGGGTTGGGATCAGAGCACCACCGATCCGGCCCAACTCGACCAGATCCGCACATTCCTCGTCGACGAACTCGCCCCGTGCATCTCGTCGTTCGACTCGTCACCCGGCAGTAGCGCGATCCCGCAGGGCACGCAGGTTCTCATGCACAGCTGGAACGGCGACGCCAGGCGCGGAATCCTGTCCAGCCCAACGCCAGAGCGCTGGAAGTGGGTCCTGCCGACCCCACAGACCAACCTGTGGATGGACAACTGGGCCATCGTCAAGGATGCACCGAACCGTGATGCCGCATACGAGTTCATCAACTACTCGCTGGGCGTGGACCAGGCGGCACGCAACACCGAGTTCGTCGGGTACGGCACCGGCGTCACCGGCACTCAGGAACGACTCGTTTCCGAGAACGCCGAACTGCTCGACATGATCTTCCCGACCGCGGAGCAGAAGACACGCATGTACACCGGTGTCATCAACGACGCGCAGCAGGTGCGGATGGACATCGTCAGCGAGATGAAAGCCCGAGCGGGGGGCTGA
- a CDS encoding ABC transporter ATP-binding protein — MTDTHASGALELRSLTKRYGDNTVVKGIDLTLRPGEFVSLLGPSGCGKTTTLRMIAGFESVDAGDIRLGGVSVRDTPANKRDVNTVFQSYALFPHLSVAGNIAYGLRQRKVAKSEIEDRVTDALDLVRLTPLADRRPAQLSGGQQQRVALARALVNRPQVLLLDEPLAALDRQLREQMQIELQLIQHRLNTTFLFVTHDQHEALAMSDRIAIMNDGRIEQLDAPDAVYTRPATRFVAGFVGQQNFFEGAVDTDRRFATADGTRFSLTQAPDGLVAGEPVTLAVRPEAVRLRAGEHPTDSDTIGTSVVARSYLGDVVQYVLHSAARQEIIARVPRRDIDESIVVGDTVTCSWADTAVAAFPANSPTAQATTPEPALTKGN, encoded by the coding sequence ATGACCGACACGCATGCCAGCGGCGCCCTCGAACTGAGAAGTCTCACAAAGCGCTACGGGGACAACACCGTTGTCAAGGGTATCGACCTGACGCTGCGCCCCGGCGAATTCGTCTCGCTACTCGGCCCATCGGGATGCGGTAAGACCACGACGCTTCGGATGATTGCCGGATTCGAATCGGTCGACGCGGGCGACATCCGACTCGGTGGTGTCTCGGTCCGAGACACCCCAGCGAACAAGCGCGACGTCAACACCGTGTTCCAGTCATATGCGCTCTTCCCGCACCTGAGCGTCGCAGGCAACATCGCCTACGGCCTGCGGCAGCGCAAGGTCGCCAAGAGCGAGATCGAAGACCGCGTCACCGATGCCCTGGACCTGGTACGCCTCACCCCGCTCGCGGACCGGCGACCAGCCCAGCTATCGGGCGGACAGCAGCAGCGGGTAGCCCTCGCCCGTGCTCTCGTCAATCGCCCCCAGGTACTGCTGCTCGACGAACCCCTCGCGGCGCTCGATCGTCAACTGCGCGAACAGATGCAGATCGAGCTGCAACTCATCCAGCATCGGCTCAACACCACATTCCTGTTCGTGACCCACGACCAGCACGAGGCCCTGGCCATGAGCGACCGCATCGCGATCATGAACGATGGCCGAATCGAGCAGTTGGATGCCCCGGACGCCGTCTACACGCGACCGGCGACCAGGTTCGTCGCCGGGTTCGTCGGCCAGCAGAACTTCTTCGAGGGCGCCGTCGACACCGATCGACGGTTCGCGACTGCCGACGGCACGCGCTTCAGCCTGACCCAGGCGCCGGACGGGCTCGTGGCCGGGGAGCCGGTCACACTCGCGGTGCGGCCCGAAGCCGTGCGTCTGCGCGCCGGGGAGCATCCCACCGACAGCGACACCATCGGAACATCGGTGGTCGCCCGTAGCTATCTCGGCGACGTCGTGCAGTACGTGCTGCACTCGGCTGCGCGCCAGGAGATCATCGCGCGAGTTCCGCGCCGAGACATCGACGAGAGCATCGTCGTGGGCGACACGGTGACCTGCTCCTGGGCAGACACAGCGGTCGCGGCCTTCCCGGCCAATTCACCGACGGCTCAGGCGACGACGCCCGAACCGGCACTCACGAAGGGTAATTGA
- a CDS encoding gluconokinase has protein sequence MGVSGTGKTTVGMGLATRLNEPFIDADDLHDEPSKTKMARGIPLTDEDRAPWLTRAGQAIEREVRLGASPVLACSSLKAKYRDRIRSFAPTVVFVHLDGTASLIAHRLSERTHEYMPSTLLESQLGALEPLRDDEHGLRVDISMTPGHIIDRVVTWLDGAPFAADERIEEK, from the coding sequence ATGGGGGTCTCCGGCACAGGGAAGACCACGGTCGGCATGGGCCTGGCCACACGGCTGAATGAGCCGTTCATCGACGCCGACGATCTACACGATGAGCCCAGTAAGACCAAGATGGCGCGTGGCATACCGCTCACCGACGAAGACCGTGCGCCGTGGCTCACCCGAGCCGGGCAAGCGATCGAACGAGAGGTGCGACTCGGTGCGTCACCGGTCCTCGCGTGTTCCTCGCTGAAGGCGAAGTATCGAGATCGCATACGGTCCTTCGCGCCCACGGTCGTATTCGTCCACCTGGACGGCACGGCATCGCTGATCGCCCATCGACTGAGCGAACGCACCCATGAATACATGCCGTCGACACTGTTGGAGTCTCAGCTCGGCGCCCTCGAACCATTGCGCGACGACGAGCACGGTCTCCGGGTGGACATCTCCATGACACCGGGACACATCATCGATCGCGTGGTCACGTGGCTGGACGGCGCACCATTTGCCGCCGATGAGCGAATTGAGGAGAAATGA
- a CDS encoding FadR/GntR family transcriptional regulator, whose amino-acid sequence MDGDAIVGALHESLLTALGTAIVSGQYASGHVLTLDRVGAEHGVSRSVAREAIRVLESMGMIESRRRVGITIQPPEKWNVFDPRMIRWRLGSGDRAAQLVSLSELRRGVEPTAAALAARRADPHQCRTMAAAVSDMVMHGRSGDLEAYLLADKAFHQTLLEASGNEMLRALNGVIAEVLTGRTHHGMMPERPNPAAIELHDEVARAIRLGDEAGAERAMRAIIDEAAAAVGDGLE is encoded by the coding sequence GTGGACGGGGACGCGATAGTCGGTGCATTGCATGAGAGTCTGTTGACCGCGCTCGGCACCGCGATCGTGTCCGGGCAGTACGCGTCCGGGCATGTGCTCACTCTCGATCGGGTGGGTGCGGAGCACGGTGTGTCGCGCAGTGTTGCCCGTGAGGCAATCCGGGTTCTGGAGTCGATGGGCATGATTGAGTCGCGTCGGCGCGTCGGCATCACGATTCAGCCACCCGAGAAGTGGAATGTATTCGACCCCAGGATGATTCGCTGGCGTCTCGGATCAGGCGACCGGGCAGCGCAGTTGGTGTCGCTATCTGAACTGCGCCGCGGTGTCGAACCGACCGCGGCGGCGTTGGCCGCCCGACGGGCCGATCCGCACCAGTGCCGGACCATGGCGGCAGCGGTATCAGACATGGTCATGCACGGCCGTTCAGGTGATCTTGAAGCGTATCTCCTGGCGGACAAGGCCTTTCATCAAACACTGCTTGAAGCCAGCGGTAACGAGATGCTACGGGCGCTCAACGGCGTGATTGCTGAGGTGCTCACTGGTCGCACCCACCACGGCATGATGCCGGAGAGGCCCAACCCGGCCGCCATCGAGTTGCACGATGAGGTCGCGCGAGCGATACGGCTGGGTGATGAGGCGGGCGCCGAGCGCGCTATGCGGGCGATCATCGATGAGGCGGCGGCCGCTGTCGGTGACGGCCTCGAGTAG
- a CDS encoding sensor domain-containing protein, producing the protein MWKPGLVLVFGAVLTGCTQVVDTARPQAEPAVAPITAGQVRDLLSPSVGDVDGNLFATVEPQQCSGIAREVDPPFIFDLDPAATDGGHWSDAAGHGVVIEEMAGVYPADFDARDALDRTRRTLESCRETPLRVTTMRDRTYVFRLGPPVESGSPDIVLWSLTATDWACDSAYVAAHNAAVGISTCGPVNGYDVLALARNALDRIEALANLTA; encoded by the coding sequence ATGTGGAAACCGGGACTGGTGCTCGTGTTCGGCGCCGTTCTCACCGGCTGCACGCAGGTCGTCGACACTGCGCGGCCACAGGCCGAGCCAGCGGTCGCACCCATCACCGCCGGACAGGTCCGTGACTTGTTGAGCCCGAGTGTCGGGGATGTCGATGGCAATCTGTTCGCCACCGTCGAACCGCAGCAGTGCAGTGGGATAGCCCGGGAAGTGGACCCGCCCTTCATCTTTGACCTCGATCCGGCCGCAACCGATGGTGGGCACTGGTCCGATGCCGCAGGCCACGGGGTGGTCATCGAGGAGATGGCCGGCGTCTACCCGGCCGACTTCGACGCACGCGACGCACTCGACCGGACGCGGAGAACCCTCGAATCGTGTCGGGAAACGCCCCTGCGGGTCACCACCATGCGCGACCGCACCTACGTCTTCAGGCTGGGGCCCCCGGTGGAATCCGGTTCACCCGACATTGTGCTGTGGTCCCTCACCGCCACCGACTGGGCCTGCGACAGCGCGTACGTCGCCGCGCACAATGCCGCCGTGGGCATCTCCACATGCGGACCCGTCAACGGTTATGACGTGTTGGCACTGGCTCGGAACGCGCTGGATCGCATTGAGGCACTCGCCAATCTGACCGCGTGA
- a CDS encoding Rieske 2Fe-2S domain-containing protein, which yields MSTETAGIREIDTGALPERFARGWHCLGPVKDFLDGKPHGIEIFGTMLVVFADSNGDLKVLDGYCRHMGGNLSQGTIKGDEVACPFHDWRWGGDGKCKLVPYAKRTPRLARTRAWETDVRGGLLFVWHDVEGNPPQPEVRIPEIPEFDSDEWTDWRWNTMLIEGSNCREIIDNVTDMAHFFYIHYGMPTYFKNVFEGHIASQYLHNVGRPDISDMGTTYGEAHLDSEASYFGPSFMINWLHNNYGGFKAESILINCHYPVSQDSFVLQWGVIVEKPKGLDEKTTDKLARVFTEGVSKGFLQDVEIWKHKTRIDNPLLVEEDGAVYQMRRWYQQFYVDAADVTADMTDRFETEVDTTAAIEKWQVQVEENLALQAEQQEAPEQATR from the coding sequence GTGAGTACAGAAACTGCAGGTATACGCGAGATCGACACCGGCGCGCTGCCGGAACGGTTCGCGCGTGGCTGGCATTGCCTCGGACCGGTGAAGGATTTCCTGGACGGCAAGCCGCACGGCATCGAGATCTTCGGCACGATGCTGGTGGTCTTCGCCGACTCTAACGGCGATCTCAAGGTCCTCGACGGGTACTGCCGACACATGGGCGGCAACCTGTCCCAGGGCACCATCAAGGGTGACGAGGTCGCCTGCCCGTTCCACGACTGGCGCTGGGGCGGCGACGGCAAGTGCAAGCTGGTGCCCTACGCCAAGCGCACGCCGCGCCTGGCCCGCACCCGCGCTTGGGAGACCGATGTTCGCGGTGGCCTGTTGTTCGTCTGGCACGACGTCGAGGGCAACCCGCCGCAGCCCGAGGTGCGCATTCCCGAGATCCCGGAGTTCGACAGCGACGAGTGGACCGACTGGCGGTGGAACACGATGCTGATCGAGGGCTCCAACTGCCGCGAGATCATCGACAACGTCACCGACATGGCGCACTTCTTCTACATCCACTACGGCATGCCGACGTACTTCAAGAACGTGTTCGAGGGCCACATCGCCAGCCAGTACCTGCACAACGTCGGCCGCCCGGACATCAGCGATATGGGCACCACTTACGGTGAGGCGCACCTGGACTCGGAGGCCAGCTACTTCGGCCCGTCGTTCATGATCAACTGGCTGCACAACAACTACGGCGGTTTCAAGGCCGAGTCCATCCTGATCAACTGCCACTACCCGGTCAGCCAGGACTCGTTCGTGCTGCAGTGGGGCGTCATCGTCGAGAAGCCCAAGGGCTTGGACGAGAAGACCACCGACAAGCTGGCCCGAGTGTTCACCGAGGGTGTCAGCAAGGGGTTCCTGCAGGACGTCGAGATCTGGAAGCACAAGACGCGCATCGACAACCCGCTGCTCGTCGAGGAGGACGGCGCGGTCTACCAGATGCGTCGCTGGTATCAGCAGTTCTACGTGGACGCAGCGGATGTCACCGCCGATATGACCGACCGCTTCGAGACCGAGGTCGACACCACGGCTGCCATTGAGAAGTGGCAGGTGCAGGTCGAGGAGAATCTGGCACTGCAGGCCGAACAGCAGGAAGCGCCAGAGCAAGCCACCCGATAA
- a CDS encoding gamma carbonic anhydrase family protein codes for MPLYSFEGRSPVIDPSAFVAPTATLVGDVHVEAGASVWFNAVLRADFAPIIIRKGANVQDCSVLHAPPGIPTDIGPGATIAHSCVIHGVNVGPEAVIANHATVLDGAVIGRRSLIAAHSLVVGGTKIPDEVFVMGAPAKVRGPIAGTGAQMWVDTNPGAYQDLARRYQSGLELIAEI; via the coding sequence ATGCCGCTGTATTCATTCGAGGGACGGTCCCCAGTGATCGATCCGAGCGCGTTCGTCGCACCCACCGCGACGCTGGTCGGGGACGTTCACGTCGAGGCGGGTGCGTCCGTGTGGTTCAACGCGGTCCTGCGCGCGGACTTCGCCCCCATCATTATCCGCAAGGGCGCCAACGTGCAGGACTGCAGCGTTCTGCACGCACCGCCGGGCATCCCCACTGATATCGGGCCCGGCGCGACCATCGCGCACAGCTGTGTCATTCACGGTGTGAACGTCGGCCCCGAGGCGGTGATCGCCAACCACGCGACGGTGCTCGACGGAGCGGTCATTGGACGGCGCAGCCTGATCGCGGCGCACTCGCTGGTCGTCGGCGGCACCAAGATCCCCGACGAGGTGTTCGTCATGGGTGCGCCCGCCAAGGTTCGTGGACCGATCGCGGGGACCGGCGCGCAGATGTGGGTGGACACCAACCCGGGCGCCTATCAGGACCTTGCCCGGCGGTATCAGTCCGGGCTGGAGCTCATCGCCGAGATCTGA